The following proteins come from a genomic window of Stigmatopora nigra isolate UIUO_SnigA chromosome 9, RoL_Snig_1.1, whole genome shotgun sequence:
- the pex5lb gene encoding PEX5-related protein isoform X3 has product MYAAMTCDSLARPDEAVGDDLDLDSGSPDGLGESASGELDPGIPSESLEDEFVKAKAVVESDTQFWDKMQAEWEELARRKWLEVEEEGDRLTPPTKSPARTLQDFPFSSDNPFTERGGAFAEAQEKVAGGHLNEAVLLLEAAILQDPRDSEAWQLLGTTQAENENERAAVASLQRCLELRPDNLQALMALAVSWTNGGLRRHACDALYAWMAHNPHYKQLLRPVAAAPPDNTGESLCVQELLQLYQDAASLHQDRVDPQLQTGLGVLFNLAGDFQAAERAFSAALSVTPEDYLLWNRLGATLANGQRSSEAVLAYARALRLRPGFVRCRYNLGVSFLQLGEHREAVSHFLMALKQQRRSDGGAQDDRVSAGVWAALRVALADMEAPRLLRAAHDRDLDGLAAAFDVADA; this is encoded by the exons CGGGGATTCCGAGCGAATCCCTGGAGGATGAGTTCGTCAAAGCCAAGGCGGTTGTGGAG TCAGACACGCAGTTTTGGGACAAAATGCAAGCCGAGTGGGAGGAGCTTGCTCGCAGAAAGTGGCTGGAAGTGGAAGAAGAGGGGGACAGACTGACCCCGCCCACTAAGTCACCTGCAAGGACG TTGCAGGATTTCCCGTTCAGCAGCGACAATCCATTCACGGAGCGCGGCGGCGCCTTCGCCGAAGCTCAGGAGAAAGTGGCGGGGGGCCACCTGAACGAAGCCGTGCTGCTGCTGGAGGCGGCCATCTTGCAGGATCCGCGGGATTCGGAG GCTTGGCAGCTACTGGGGACGACGCAAGCAGAGAACGAGAACGAACGCGCCGCTGTGGCGTCGCTGCAGAG GTGCCTGGAGCTGCGCCCCGACAACCTTCAGGCGCTGATGGCCCTGGCGGTCAGCTGGACCAACGGCGGTCTGCGGCGGCACGCCTGCGACGCCCTCTATGCCTGGATGGCTCACAACCCTCATTACAAACAGCTCCTCAGACCGGTTGCTGCGGCGCCCCCCGACAACACTGGCGAAAG TTTGTGTGTTCAGGAATTGTTGCAGTTGTATCAGGATGCGGCGTCCCTCCACCAGGACCGCGTGGACCCCCAACTGCAGACCGGACTCGGGGTTCTCTTCAACTTGGCGGGAGACTTCCAGGCGGCGGAGCGAGCCTTTAGCGCCGCACTGTCCGTCACCCCCGAG GACTACCTCCTCTGGAACCGACTGGGCGCCACCCTGGCCAACGGGCAGCGCAGTTCGGAGGCGGTCCTAGCTTACGCCAGAGCGCTGCGGCTGCGGCCGGGATTCGTACGATGCCGCTACAACCTGGGAGTCAGCTTCCTGCAGCTGGGAGAGCACAG GGAAGCCGTGAGCCACTTCCTGATGGCCCTGAAGCAGCAGCGGCGCAGCGATGGCGGCGCCCAAGACGACCGCGTGTCGGCCGGCGTCTGGGCCGCCTTGCGCGTGGCGCTGGCCGACATGGAGGCGCCCCGACTGCTCCGTGCCGCCCACGACCGAGACTTGGACGGACTGGCGGCCGCCTTCGACGTGGCCGATGCTTGA